In Primulina huaijiensis isolate GDHJ02 chromosome 6, ASM1229523v2, whole genome shotgun sequence, a single window of DNA contains:
- the LOC140977959 gene encoding aquaporin PIP1-3, protein MAEGKEEDVKLGANRYTERQPLGTAAQSDKDYKEPPPAPLFEPGELKSWSFYRAGIAEFVATFLFLYITILTVMGVNRAPNKCASVGIQGIAWAFGGMIFALVYCTAGISGGHINPAVTFGLFLARKLSLTRALFYIVMQCLGAICGAGVVKGFMVGPYERLKGGANMVSHGYTKGDGLGAEIIGTFVLVYTVFSATDAKRNARDSHVPLLAPLPIGFAVFLVHLATIPITGTGINPARSLGAAIIYNKAQAWDDHWIYWVGPFIGAALAAVYHQIVIRAIPFKSSRAC, encoded by the exons ATGGCAGAGGGCAAGGAGGAAGATGTTAAGCTTGGAGCTAACAGATACACAGAGAGGCAGCCATTGGGCACGGCCGCTCAGTCGGACAAAGATTACAAGGAGCCACCTCCAGCCCCTTTGTTTGAGCCGGGGGAACTGAAATCTTGGTCTTTTTACAGGGCAGGAATTGCGGAGTTCGTGGCCACTTTCTTGTTTTTGTACATCACAATCTTGACTGTTATGGGGGTCAATAGAGCACCGAACAAATGCGCATCTGTTGGTATTCAGGGCATCGCTTGGGCCTTTGGTGGCATGATCTTTGCCCTTGTTTACTGCACTGCTGGTATTTCAG GAGGGCACATCAATCCAGCTGTGACCTTTGGCTTGTTCCTGGCAAGGAAGCTTTCCTTGACCAGAGCTCTGTTCTACATTGTGATGCAGTGCCTTGGTGCCATCTGTGGTGCTGGTGTGGTGAAGGGTTTCATGGTGGGACCTTATGAAAGACTGAAAGGTGGGGCAAATATGGTGAGCCATGGCTACACTAAAGGTGATGGGCTTGGTGCTGAGATTATCGGAACTTTTGTTCTTGTGTACACTGTGTTCTCTGCTACTGATGCAAAGAGAAATGCTAGAGACTCGCATGTCCCT CTTTTGGCTCCGCTTCCTATTGGATTTGCTGTATTCCTTGTTCATCTGGCCACCATCCCCATCACTGGAACCGGCATTAACCCTGCTAGGAGCCTCGGAGCTGCCATCATCTACAACAAAGCCCAGGCATGGGACGACCAC TGGATCTACTGGGTTGGTCCCTTCATTGGAGCTGCTCTCGCTGCGGTTTACCACCAAATCGTGATCAGAGCCATTCCATTCAAAAGCAGCAGGGCTTGCTAA